From a region of the Candidatus Rokuibacteriota bacterium genome:
- a CDS encoding LLM class F420-dependent oxidoreductase: MEFGCHLPIFGPAATRTSLLAFAREMEQLGYESLWASDHIVIPHTIRSRYPYSDTGQFPLAPDATFLEPLTALAMVAGVTERAKLGTTVLVLPHRHPVLAAKALATLDHLSGGRVILGAGVGWMREEIELLGAPFAERGAWSDEAIRIMRACWRDERTSFHGRFFNFDDIGCFPKPVRGDIPIWMGGHAKPALRRIVALADGWHAAFPTAAGLESGLRELREECARQKRRFDELTITMRAGLAIRPAPGGPDRKALQGTPEEIVEDLRRFKALGVSHVLMEASYRDLAHMVRTFETFARDIRPKV; this comes from the coding sequence GTGGAATTCGGCTGCCACCTTCCCATCTTCGGTCCCGCCGCGACGCGCACGAGCCTGCTCGCCTTCGCGCGGGAGATGGAGCAGCTCGGCTACGAGAGCCTCTGGGCGAGCGACCACATCGTCATCCCGCACACGATCCGCTCCCGCTACCCGTACAGCGACACGGGGCAGTTCCCGCTGGCGCCGGACGCGACCTTCCTCGAGCCGCTGACGGCGCTCGCCATGGTCGCCGGGGTGACCGAGCGCGCGAAGCTCGGCACCACGGTCCTCGTCCTACCCCACCGCCACCCGGTGCTGGCGGCGAAGGCGCTGGCCACGCTCGACCACCTCTCGGGCGGCCGCGTCATCCTGGGCGCGGGCGTCGGCTGGATGCGCGAGGAGATCGAGCTCCTGGGCGCGCCGTTCGCTGAGCGAGGCGCCTGGTCCGACGAGGCGATCCGGATCATGCGCGCCTGCTGGCGGGACGAGCGTACCAGCTTTCACGGGCGCTTCTTCAACTTCGACGACATCGGCTGCTTCCCAAAGCCCGTCCGCGGCGACATCCCCATCTGGATGGGCGGGCACGCCAAGCCCGCGCTCAGGCGCATCGTCGCGCTGGCGGACGGATGGCACGCGGCCTTTCCCACCGCGGCCGGCCTCGAGAGCGGCCTCCGCGAGCTGCGCGAGGAGTGCGCCAGGCAGAAGCGGCGGTTCGACGAGCTGACCATCACGATGCGCGCGGGCCTCGCCATCCGCCCGGCCCCGGGCGGCCCGGACCGCAAGGCGCTCCAGGGCACGCCGGAGGAGATCGTGGAGGATCTCAGGCGCTTCAAGGCTCTCGGGGTGAGCCACGTGCTGATGGAGGCGAGCTACCGCGACCTCGCCCACATGGTGCGCACCTTCGAGACCTTCGCGCGCGACATCCGGCCGAAGGTGTAG
- a CDS encoding sigma-70 family RNA polymerase sigma factor: MGRVARGDEAAFGELVGRYGGRLLGVARRLLGSRADAEDAVQRALLQCYLGAGTYRSEWAVSTWLYRILTNVCMDELRRRKSRSGELEPPARPDPPGEHLDLRRALHRVPTEARVLLALRYVDGLSYGELARIRGISINTVKSQLQRGKSLLKTALTKGDPA, encoded by the coding sequence ATGGGGCGGGTGGCCCGGGGGGACGAGGCGGCCTTCGGCGAGCTTGTCGGGCGGTATGGGGGGCGGCTGCTTGGGGTGGCGCGGCGCCTCTTGGGGTCGCGGGCCGACGCTGAAGATGCCGTGCAGCGCGCGCTCCTCCAGTGTTACCTGGGCGCGGGGACGTACCGCTCCGAGTGGGCCGTGTCCACGTGGCTGTACCGGATCCTGACCAACGTCTGCATGGACGAGCTCAGGCGCCGCAAAAGCCGCTCGGGCGAGCTCGAGCCCCCGGCGCGTCCCGATCCGCCGGGCGAGCACCTCGACCTCCGCCGGGCGCTCCACCGCGTGCCGACCGAGGCGCGCGTGCTCCTGGCGCTGCGGTACGTGGACGGGCTTTCCTACGGCGAGCTCGCGCGCATCCGCGGCATCTCGATCAACACGGTCAAGAGCCAGCTCCAGCGGGGCAAGAGCCTGCTCAAGACTGCGCTCACCAAAGGAGATCCGGCATGA
- a CDS encoding LLM class F420-dependent oxidoreductase — translation MDFGWHLPCYGRLATRENLILVAREAETRGFESVFVSDHVALPFEPTTPYGSSRTGTFPVPPTDVFLEPLTALALVAAVTERVRLGTTVLVLPHRHPVLAAKTIATLDNLSGGRVIVGAGVGWLRDEIELFGVPFERRGAWSDEALGVMKRCWADERSKHEGEFFHFDDVGCFPKPAQKPYPPLWIGGRTAAAYRRVARFGDGFHAAWSAPDVMREQIREVWKACENVGRLGTDLTFSVRAGYSIREEASPHPKASLLGPPQFIAEQIQRYADVGVSHIVLEAPARDLDEHLTLMRRFTEDIRHLTE, via the coding sequence GTGGACTTCGGCTGGCATCTGCCCTGCTACGGCCGCCTCGCCACTCGCGAGAACCTGATTCTGGTTGCGCGCGAGGCGGAAACGCGCGGCTTCGAGTCGGTCTTCGTCTCCGATCACGTCGCCCTGCCCTTCGAGCCGACGACGCCGTACGGCTCGAGCCGGACGGGCACGTTCCCGGTCCCGCCGACCGACGTCTTCCTCGAGCCGCTGACGGCCCTGGCACTCGTCGCGGCCGTGACGGAGCGGGTCAGGCTCGGCACCACGGTGCTGGTCCTCCCGCACCGTCACCCCGTGCTCGCCGCCAAGACCATCGCCACGCTCGACAATCTCTCGGGCGGGCGCGTCATCGTGGGCGCGGGCGTCGGCTGGCTGCGCGACGAGATCGAGCTCTTCGGCGTGCCCTTCGAGCGCCGCGGAGCGTGGAGCGACGAGGCGCTCGGGGTCATGAAGCGCTGCTGGGCCGACGAGCGATCCAAGCACGAGGGCGAGTTCTTCCACTTCGACGACGTCGGCTGCTTCCCCAAGCCCGCGCAGAAGCCGTATCCCCCGCTCTGGATCGGCGGCCGCACGGCCGCGGCCTACCGGCGCGTGGCGCGCTTCGGCGACGGCTTCCACGCCGCGTGGTCGGCTCCCGACGTCATGCGAGAGCAGATCCGCGAGGTGTGGAAGGCATGCGAGAACGTCGGCCGGCTCGGCACGGACTTGACCTTCTCCGTGCGAGCGGGCTACAGCATCCGCGAGGAAGCTTCGCCGCACCCGAAGGCGAGCCTCCTGGGCCCGCCCCAGTTCATTGCCGAGCAGATTCAGCGCTACGCCGACGTGGGAGTGAGCCACATCGTGCTCGAGGCACCCGCCCGCGACCTCGACGAGCACCTCACGCTCATGCGCCGCTTTACCGAAGACATCCGCCACCTCACCGAATAG
- a CDS encoding 2OG-Fe(II) oxygenase — translation MNTSIADRLTRLDWAEIGASLDEWGHARTPALLSPAECAELRVLYADPARFRSRVDMARYRFGVGEYKYFSEPLPPSVREIRERAYPPLAVIANRWEAALKTRVRYSADLAGLLTLCARRGQKKPTPLLLRYDAGGYNCLHQDLYGEVVFPIQLTVLLSEPGKDFEGGEFLLVEQRPRAQSRGSVVHLEQGEAVIFTTRYRPAAGARGHHRVNMRHGVSRVLSGERYTLGVIFHNAA, via the coding sequence GTGAACACGTCGATCGCCGACCGGCTGACCCGGCTCGACTGGGCCGAGATCGGGGCTTCGCTCGATGAGTGGGGCCATGCGCGGACTCCCGCGCTCCTGAGCCCTGCCGAATGCGCCGAGCTGCGCGTCCTCTACGCGGATCCCGCGCGCTTCAGGAGCCGGGTGGATATGGCGCGGTACCGCTTCGGCGTGGGCGAGTACAAGTACTTCTCCGAGCCGCTGCCGCCCAGCGTTCGGGAGATTCGCGAGCGCGCCTACCCGCCGCTGGCGGTCATCGCCAACCGATGGGAGGCCGCGCTCAAGACGCGGGTCCGCTACTCCGCGGACCTCGCCGGACTGCTGACTCTCTGTGCGCGCCGCGGCCAGAAGAAGCCCACGCCGCTGCTGCTGCGCTACGACGCGGGGGGCTACAACTGCCTCCACCAGGATCTCTACGGCGAGGTGGTCTTTCCCATCCAGCTGACGGTGCTGCTGAGCGAGCCGGGCAAGGACTTCGAGGGCGGAGAGTTCCTCCTGGTCGAGCAGCGCCCACGCGCCCAGTCGCGGGGCAGCGTGGTGCACCTCGAGCAGGGCGAGGCGGTGATCTTCACGACGCGATACCGGCCCGCGGCGGGCGCCCGCGGCCACCACCGCGTCAACATGCGCCACGGCGTGAGCCGCGTCCTCTCAGGCGAGCGCTACACCCTCGGCGTCATCTTCCACAACGCCGCGTAG
- a CDS encoding transaldolase family protein: VPGDVSLEVVATDFEGMVKEGKELAQVAKNVVVKCPLTKDGLKAVKYLSGEGIRINQTLCFSAPQALLSAKAGATYISPFLGRLDDIGAVGMDLVRDICEIYRNYGFKTQVLAASIRSPLHVVDAAKAGAHVCTMPFSVLEMLMKHPLTDIGLKKFLDDWNKSGAKI, encoded by the coding sequence CGTTCCCGGCGACGTCAGCCTGGAGGTCGTGGCGACGGACTTCGAGGGCATGGTCAAGGAGGGCAAGGAGCTGGCGCAGGTCGCGAAGAACGTCGTGGTCAAGTGCCCGCTGACCAAGGACGGGCTCAAGGCCGTCAAGTACCTCTCGGGCGAGGGGATACGGATCAACCAGACGCTCTGTTTCTCGGCGCCCCAGGCGCTGCTTTCAGCCAAGGCCGGTGCGACCTACATCAGCCCCTTCCTCGGGCGCCTCGACGACATCGGCGCGGTGGGTATGGATCTGGTGCGGGACATCTGCGAGATCTACCGCAACTACGGCTTCAAGACCCAGGTGCTCGCGGCCTCGATCCGCAGCCCGCTTCACGTGGTGGACGCGGCGAAGGCGGGGGCGCACGTGTGCACGATGCCGTTCTCCGTGCTGGAGATGCTGATGAAGCATCCGTTGACGGATATCGGGTTGAAGAAGTTCCTCGATGATTGGAACAAGTCGGGGGCGAAGATTTAG
- a CDS encoding methylated-DNA--[protein]-cysteine S-methyltransferase, which yields MKTDRIDDILKRYFQPDAEPGDLAKQVLMAARASARETGRLLDRISIQATPDGVSLIRAGRLPKPATAAARRVATLAREELSEYFQGKRAFFSVPVDLSEAPDFQKKVLAAARRIPFGEVRPYAWVARRIGHPRAVRAVGTALGRNPVPFIVPCHRVLQTGGGLGGYLFGTDVKRRLLSLERTTPVYEGCASTRIVCRVGCVHGRHMRPDNRVVFASVDDARSVGYRPCKVCKPQAA from the coding sequence ATGAAGACGGACCGCATCGACGACATCCTCAAGCGGTACTTCCAGCCCGACGCCGAGCCGGGAGATCTGGCGAAGCAGGTGCTCATGGCGGCGCGCGCGTCGGCGCGGGAGACCGGCCGGCTCCTCGACAGGATCTCCATCCAGGCGACCCCCGACGGCGTCTCGCTGATCCGCGCCGGGCGCCTCCCGAAGCCCGCCACGGCGGCCGCGCGCAGAGTGGCTACGCTCGCGCGCGAGGAGCTTTCCGAGTACTTCCAGGGCAAGCGGGCCTTCTTCTCCGTGCCGGTGGATCTCTCCGAGGCGCCGGACTTCCAGAAGAAGGTCCTCGCCGCGGCCCGCCGCATCCCGTTCGGCGAGGTGCGTCCCTACGCCTGGGTCGCCCGGCGCATCGGCCACCCGCGCGCGGTGCGGGCCGTCGGCACGGCGCTCGGAAGGAATCCCGTGCCCTTCATCGTGCCCTGCCACCGCGTGCTGCAGACGGGCGGCGGGCTCGGCGGCTATCTCTTCGGCACGGACGTGAAGCGCCGGCTCCTGTCTCTCGAGCGGACCACGCCGGTCTACGAAGGCTGCGCCAGCACCCGCATCGTCTGCCGCGTGGGCTGCGTTCACGGCCGCCACATGCGCCCCGACAACCGCGTGGTCTTCGCGTCGGTGGACGACGCGCGCTCCGTCGGCTACCGCCCGTGCAAAGTCTGCAAGCCCCAAGCGGCGTGA